Proteins encoded together in one Pontiella desulfatans window:
- a CDS encoding 2-oxoacid:acceptor oxidoreductase subunit alpha, whose product MKRDIITNLFVIKFANVNGTGSASANKLFSRAVFRMGVPISPKNIFPSNIQGLPTWYEVRINENGFLGRRGGIDVMVGMNPQSMERDINEVEKGGYFVYDSTKPLDPAWLRDDIDFIGLPLTEKCRELYEDPRQRQLFRNIMYVGALVALFDMELEVPKTLIAEQFKGKEKLIEPNVQALETGYNMAKKLFACPIAYRVVRRDNVGNKILMDGNEACGLGAVYGGATVSGWYPITPSTSVIDNFARYCRKFRMDPETGKKNYAIVQAEDELAAIGMVIGASWNGARAFTATSGPGLSLMNEFLGLAYFAEIPSVLIDVQRAGPSTGMPTRTQQSDVLSAAYASHGDTKHICLYPSTPKECFEFTATAFDLAERFQTPVLVLSDLDLGMNDNMSEPFEWDDTKRYDRGKVFTEDDLENMQERFGRYLDIDGDGIPYRTYPGTHPTKGAFFTRGTSKDDYAVYTEIGEKYIGNMQRLVKKWHTASQVVPRPVIRKTRKPCTVGVVHYGTSEASTLEALHHLNNLHGISLDSMGIKSFPFSDEVGQFISDHEYVFVVEQNRDAQMRTLLINEFDFDPECLVPLLHYDGSPITARFIRHEIRDWILQTTTSPRRRSKFY is encoded by the coding sequence ATGAAACGCGACATCATCACCAACCTGTTCGTCATCAAGTTCGCCAATGTGAACGGGACCGGATCGGCCAGCGCCAACAAGCTGTTCAGCCGCGCCGTCTTCCGTATGGGCGTGCCGATCAGCCCCAAGAACATTTTCCCCTCCAACATCCAGGGACTGCCCACCTGGTACGAAGTGCGCATCAACGAAAACGGCTTCCTTGGCCGGCGCGGCGGCATCGACGTCATGGTCGGCATGAACCCGCAGAGCATGGAGCGCGACATTAACGAGGTGGAGAAAGGCGGCTACTTCGTCTACGACTCCACCAAGCCGCTCGACCCCGCCTGGTTGCGCGACGACATCGACTTCATCGGCCTGCCGCTCACCGAAAAATGCCGCGAGCTCTACGAAGACCCGCGCCAACGGCAGCTCTTCCGCAACATCATGTATGTCGGGGCGCTCGTGGCCCTGTTCGACATGGAGCTGGAGGTTCCGAAAACCTTGATCGCCGAGCAGTTCAAGGGGAAGGAAAAGCTGATCGAACCGAACGTGCAAGCCCTGGAGACCGGCTACAACATGGCCAAGAAACTCTTTGCCTGCCCCATCGCCTACCGCGTCGTGCGGCGCGACAACGTGGGCAACAAAATCCTGATGGACGGCAACGAGGCGTGCGGGCTGGGCGCGGTCTATGGCGGCGCAACCGTTTCGGGGTGGTATCCGATCACCCCGTCCACCTCGGTCATCGACAACTTTGCCCGCTACTGCCGCAAGTTCCGCATGGATCCCGAAACCGGCAAGAAAAACTATGCGATCGTGCAGGCCGAGGACGAGCTTGCCGCCATTGGCATGGTGATCGGCGCCTCGTGGAACGGCGCGCGTGCCTTCACGGCGACCAGCGGCCCCGGCCTTTCGCTGATGAACGAGTTCCTCGGCCTGGCCTATTTCGCCGAAATCCCCTCCGTGCTCATCGATGTGCAGCGCGCGGGCCCCTCGACCGGCATGCCCACGCGCACGCAGCAGTCCGACGTGCTCTCGGCCGCCTATGCCTCGCATGGCGACACGAAGCACATCTGCCTCTACCCCTCCACCCCGAAGGAATGCTTCGAGTTCACCGCCACTGCGTTCGATCTCGCCGAGCGTTTCCAGACCCCCGTGCTGGTGCTGTCCGACCTCGACCTCGGCATGAACGACAACATGTCCGAACCCTTTGAGTGGGACGACACCAAACGCTACGACCGCGGCAAGGTGTTCACCGAAGACGACCTTGAAAACATGCAGGAACGCTTCGGCCGCTACCTCGACATCGATGGAGACGGCATCCCCTACCGCACCTACCCCGGCACCCACCCCACCAAAGGCGCCTTCTTCACCCGCGGCACCTCCAAGGACGACTACGCCGTCTATACCGAGATCGGCGAAAAATACATCGGCAACATGCAGCGCCTGGTGAAGAAATGGCATACCGCCAGCCAGGTCGTCCCGAGGCCCGTCATCCGCAAGACCAGAAAACCCTGCACCGTCGGCGTCGTCCACTACGGCACCTCCGAGGCCTCCACCCTCGAAGCCCTGCACCACCTCAACAACCTGCATGGCATCTCGCTCGACAGCATGGGCATCAAGTCGTTCCCTTTTTCCGACGAGGTCGGGCAGTTCATCTCAGACCACGAATATGTCTTCGTCGTCGAACAAAACCGCGATGCCCAGATGCGGACGCTGCTCATCAACGAGTTCGACTTCGATCCCGAGTGCCTCGTCCCGCTGCTGCACTACGACGGCAGCCCGATCACCGCACGCTTCATCCGCCACGAGATCCGCGACTGGATCCTCCAAACCACCACCTCCCCCCGCAGACGGAGCAAATTTTACTAG
- a CDS encoding FAD-dependent oxidoreductase — translation MKPTNTSNPEYFHKVVDCQYACPAHTPVPEYIRLIAAGKYAEAYMVNWESNVFPGILGRTCDRPCEPACRRGRIDEKPVAICRLKRVCADMKDEVGSLMPKIPKEKNGFKLALIGAGPSALTVARDLMPLGYEVDLFEAHGKAGGFMRQQIPSFRLPSEVIDEETGYILDMGVNAHFNTRVESLKGLLEKGYDAVFVGSGAPTGRQLKLPGYELDEGKNVLVGVEWLSHVAFGHLTKAPRDVIVLGGGNTAMDCCRTALRLGAENVKVVLRTPISAMVASPWEIEDTQAEGIPILENLNPKSYVVEDGQLKAMTFDVIEYSIDEEGREVFTPTGQSETVDCSMVLLAIGQANAFPWIERDIGIEFNEIGLAVVDENTYQSTNPKVFFGGDAAFGPKNIITAVAQGHQAAISMHQFLQGEDLAERPDPSTNLISQKMGIHEWSYASMVTEEARHLVPHVDLDEAIHSHTMEVELGFDAKTALEEAGRCLNCDVETIFTAEKCIECDACIDICPVDCLTFTENEEEAALRRKLTVPALNLGQAIFVSDHLKTGRVMVKDEDVCLHCGLCAERCPTSAWDMQKFLYISPKPKVKSDA, via the coding sequence GTGAAGCCGACCAATACGAGTAATCCAGAATATTTCCACAAAGTCGTCGATTGCCAATATGCCTGTCCGGCCCACACCCCCGTCCCCGAATACATCCGCCTGATCGCCGCGGGGAAATATGCCGAGGCCTACATGGTCAACTGGGAATCGAATGTGTTCCCCGGCATCCTGGGCCGCACCTGCGACCGCCCGTGCGAACCGGCCTGCCGCCGCGGACGCATCGATGAAAAGCCCGTCGCCATTTGCCGCCTCAAACGCGTCTGCGCCGACATGAAGGACGAGGTCGGCTCCCTGATGCCCAAAATCCCGAAGGAAAAGAACGGCTTCAAGTTGGCGCTCATAGGCGCGGGTCCCTCGGCCCTGACCGTGGCGCGCGACCTGATGCCACTCGGCTACGAGGTGGATCTTTTTGAAGCGCACGGCAAGGCCGGCGGCTTCATGCGGCAGCAGATTCCCTCCTTCCGGTTGCCCTCGGAGGTGATCGACGAGGAAACCGGCTATATTCTCGACATGGGCGTGAATGCCCATTTCAACACCCGCGTGGAAAGCCTCAAAGGCTTGCTCGAAAAGGGCTACGATGCCGTATTCGTTGGTTCCGGCGCTCCAACCGGTCGCCAGCTAAAGCTCCCCGGCTACGAACTCGACGAAGGCAAGAACGTGCTGGTCGGCGTGGAATGGCTTTCGCACGTGGCATTCGGCCATCTCACGAAAGCCCCCCGGGACGTCATCGTCCTCGGCGGCGGCAACACGGCCATGGACTGCTGCCGAACCGCCCTGCGCCTCGGTGCGGAAAACGTCAAGGTGGTGCTCCGCACGCCCATCTCCGCCATGGTGGCCTCGCCGTGGGAAATCGAGGACACCCAGGCCGAGGGCATTCCCATCCTTGAAAACCTCAACCCGAAGAGCTATGTGGTCGAAGACGGGCAGCTCAAGGCCATGACGTTCGACGTCATCGAATATTCCATCGATGAGGAGGGACGCGAGGTCTTCACCCCCACCGGCCAGAGCGAAACGGTGGATTGCAGCATGGTGCTGCTGGCCATCGGACAGGCCAACGCCTTCCCCTGGATCGAACGCGATATCGGCATCGAGTTCAACGAGATCGGATTGGCCGTGGTTGATGAGAACACCTATCAATCCACCAACCCGAAAGTCTTCTTTGGCGGCGATGCCGCCTTCGGCCCCAAGAATATCATCACCGCCGTGGCGCAGGGGCACCAGGCGGCCATCTCGATGCACCAGTTTCTCCAGGGCGAGGATCTGGCCGAACGCCCCGACCCCAGCACCAACCTGATCAGCCAGAAAATGGGTATCCATGAATGGAGCTATGCCAGCATGGTTACCGAAGAGGCCCGCCACCTGGTTCCGCACGTCGATCTCGACGAAGCCATCCACAGCCACACCATGGAAGTGGAACTCGGTTTCGATGCCAAGACGGCCCTGGAGGAAGCGGGACGCTGCCTCAATTGCGATGTCGAAACCATCTTCACCGCTGAAAAATGCATCGAGTGCGATGCCTGCATCGACATCTGCCCGGTCGACTGCCTCACCTTCACCGAAAATGAAGAAGAAGCCGCTCTACGGCGCAAACTCACGGTCCCCGCCCTCAACCTGGGCCAAGCCATCTTCGTTTCCGACCATTTAAAAACCGGGCGCGTGATGGTGAAGGACGAAGACGTCTGCCTCCACTGCGGCCTCTGCGCCGAGCGCTGCCCCACCTCCGCCTGGGATATGCAGAAGTTCCTCTACATTTCACCCAAGCCGAAAGTGAAGAGTGACGCATGA
- a CDS encoding RnfABCDGE type electron transport complex subunit G, translated as MSGQKINIPMLGAFLGGVAAIAAGLLSLVYTSTAEAIALNLQKKTNTALEQILPAFDNVPADDTVSIHSEMDWPVKYYIAKKGGEIVGYAGEVVTPEGFSGNVTVMASLKTDGTVDKVIVTANTETPGLGTVVTDRKVQKTIVDLIKGGGAAEGLAPNKYLDWYGSKKAGDDRWSIVKDGEAVNGKTGATITSRAICGAVHAIGKTAVDNLGTLSKGAE; from the coding sequence ATGAGCGGACAAAAAATCAACATCCCCATGCTGGGGGCGTTTCTCGGTGGGGTTGCGGCCATTGCGGCCGGACTATTGTCGCTGGTCTACACGTCGACCGCCGAGGCCATCGCCCTGAACCTCCAGAAGAAAACCAACACGGCGCTGGAGCAGATCCTGCCCGCGTTCGACAACGTGCCCGCCGACGATACCGTCAGCATCCACTCCGAAATGGATTGGCCGGTCAAATACTACATCGCCAAGAAGGGCGGCGAGATTGTCGGCTATGCCGGCGAGGTGGTCACGCCCGAGGGCTTTTCCGGCAACGTCACCGTCATGGCATCGCTCAAGACCGACGGCACGGTCGATAAGGTGATTGTGACCGCCAACACCGAAACCCCCGGCCTCGGCACCGTCGTCACCGACCGCAAGGTGCAGAAAACCATTGTCGACCTGATCAAGGGGGGCGGGGCCGCCGAAGGGCTGGCCCCCAATAAATACCTCGATTGGTACGGCAGCAAAAAGGCCGGCGACGACCGCTGGAGCATTGTGAAGGACGGCGAGGCCGTTAACGGAAAGACCGGGGCCACCATCACCAGCCGCGCCATCTGCGGCGCCGTCCACGCCATCGGTAAAACCGCCGTCGACAACCTCGGTACCCTCTCCAAAGGAGCAGAATGA
- a CDS encoding RnfABCDGE type electron transport complex subunit D, whose protein sequence is MSEETQSIRLPDPAKLIVSNSPHMRDKPTIGRIMFTVVAAMLPACIAAVLFFGFAALEVLALCVFSCVLAEEGWNKLMKRSSTWKDGSAILSGILLGMNLNAGAPWWICLLGGILAMILGKQLYGGLGYNPFNPVLVARVGLLIGFPGIMTTWDKPELGHWAIDGVTAATPLGLAPGETFVKDMLLGNVGGCLGETSAIALIIGGAILLYFKLIKWEVPLAFIGTVFVFTGIAHVVQPEVYHSPFVHVFSGGLLLGAFFMATDMVTSPMTHKGAWIFGFGCGLITSLIRLWGAYPEGVSFAILFMNALTPLIDRVTIRKPFGYIAPVKEAK, encoded by the coding sequence ATGTCTGAAGAAACTCAATCCATTCGCTTGCCGGATCCGGCAAAACTGATCGTCAGCAACTCGCCGCACATGCGCGACAAGCCCACGATCGGTCGCATCATGTTCACCGTCGTGGCCGCCATGCTGCCCGCCTGCATCGCGGCGGTGCTCTTCTTCGGCTTTGCGGCGCTGGAGGTTCTCGCGCTTTGCGTGTTTTCCTGCGTGCTGGCGGAAGAGGGCTGGAACAAGCTGATGAAGCGCAGCTCCACCTGGAAGGACGGCTCGGCCATCCTTTCGGGCATCCTGCTCGGCATGAACCTTAACGCAGGTGCGCCGTGGTGGATCTGCCTGCTCGGCGGCATCCTCGCCATGATCCTCGGCAAGCAACTCTACGGAGGCCTCGGCTACAACCCGTTCAACCCCGTGCTGGTGGCGCGCGTCGGCCTGCTGATCGGCTTCCCGGGCATCATGACCACCTGGGACAAGCCCGAGCTCGGCCACTGGGCCATCGACGGCGTCACCGCCGCCACGCCGCTCGGCCTTGCGCCCGGCGAAACCTTCGTGAAGGACATGCTGCTCGGCAACGTCGGCGGCTGTCTGGGCGAAACCTCCGCCATCGCGCTTATCATCGGCGGTGCCATCCTGCTCTATTTCAAGCTGATCAAGTGGGAGGTTCCGCTGGCCTTCATCGGCACGGTCTTCGTCTTCACGGGCATCGCGCATGTCGTGCAGCCCGAAGTCTACCACTCGCCGTTCGTCCACGTTTTTTCCGGCGGCCTGCTGCTTGGCGCCTTCTTCATGGCGACCGACATGGTCACCTCGCCCATGACCCACAAGGGCGCCTGGATCTTCGGTTTCGGCTGCGGCCTGATTACCAGCCTCATCCGCCTCTGGGGGGCCTACCCCGAGGGCGTCAGCTTCGCGATCCTTTTCATGAATGCGCTGACCCCGCTGATCGACCGCGTCACCATTCGTAAACCCTTCGGCTATATCGCCCCTGTCAAGGAGGCCAAATAA
- a CDS encoding sulfatase family protein, which translates to MSGKWVVWGWMVAGACFGDARPNMVFVFSDDHATQAISAYGGRFADVAPTPNLDRIAERGMRFNRCMVGNSICGPSRATILTGKHSHLNGFMTNENTAFDGTQQTFPKLLQKSGYQTALIGKWHLGSAPTGFDHWDILPGQGFYYNPDFINAGGQYREMGYVTEIVTRKATAWLEEGRDKGKPFILMVQHKAPHREWSPAPKYLNAFDGVAMPEPDTLFDDYRGRGTAAREQDQTIAKTMELGKDLKIEQDDFSGQLAARIHKRMTSEQLMAWNAAYQLENQAFLKANLSGKELVRWKYQRYVKDYLRCIKSVDESVGELWNTLAKEGLLENTVFIYSSDQGFYLGEHGWFDKRFMYDESHRTPLLVSWPGVTPPGAVNSDLVSNLDFAETFLGIAGVEVPSDMQGASLVPLLSGQKPAAWRDSLYYHYYEFPGWHMVHRHEGVYDGRYKLMNFYDLGEWELYDLLADPKEMVNQYANPEYAAAVKRMHQKLSTVRKQYDVPANQPQDVSAPTMRYHSSSFRKQAEEGHGTK; encoded by the coding sequence ATGAGCGGAAAATGGGTTGTATGGGGTTGGATGGTTGCGGGTGCCTGTTTCGGGGACGCCCGCCCCAACATGGTGTTTGTTTTTTCGGACGATCACGCAACGCAGGCGATCAGCGCCTATGGCGGCCGCTTTGCGGACGTTGCGCCGACGCCGAACCTCGACCGGATCGCGGAGCGGGGCATGCGGTTTAATCGGTGCATGGTGGGCAACTCGATTTGCGGCCCGAGCCGGGCAACCATCCTGACCGGCAAGCACAGCCACCTGAACGGGTTCATGACGAACGAGAACACGGCCTTCGACGGCACGCAGCAAACCTTCCCGAAGCTGTTGCAGAAGTCGGGCTACCAGACCGCCCTCATCGGCAAGTGGCATTTGGGCAGCGCTCCGACCGGCTTCGACCATTGGGACATCCTTCCGGGGCAGGGGTTCTACTACAACCCCGACTTCATCAATGCCGGCGGGCAATACCGCGAAATGGGCTACGTGACCGAGATCGTGACCCGCAAGGCCACGGCCTGGCTGGAAGAGGGGCGGGACAAGGGCAAGCCCTTCATCCTGATGGTTCAGCATAAGGCTCCGCACCGCGAATGGTCGCCTGCCCCGAAATACCTCAACGCGTTCGACGGGGTGGCGATGCCCGAACCCGATACGCTGTTCGACGACTATCGGGGGAGGGGAACCGCCGCCCGCGAGCAGGATCAAACCATCGCCAAGACCATGGAGCTTGGAAAGGATCTTAAAATCGAGCAGGACGATTTCAGCGGGCAGCTGGCCGCCCGCATTCATAAGCGGATGACCAGCGAGCAACTGATGGCCTGGAACGCCGCCTATCAACTCGAGAACCAGGCCTTTCTCAAGGCCAATCTTTCCGGCAAGGAACTTGTCCGGTGGAAATACCAGCGCTATGTGAAGGATTACCTGCGTTGCATCAAGTCGGTCGATGAATCGGTCGGTGAGCTGTGGAACACGCTGGCCAAGGAGGGCTTGCTGGAAAACACGGTCTTCATCTACTCCTCCGACCAGGGCTTCTATCTCGGCGAGCACGGCTGGTTCGACAAACGCTTCATGTATGACGAATCCCACCGCACGCCGTTGCTCGTCAGCTGGCCGGGCGTTACCCCGCCGGGCGCGGTCAACTCCGATCTCGTCTCCAATCTCGATTTTGCCGAAACCTTCCTCGGAATCGCCGGGGTTGAAGTGCCGTCCGACATGCAGGGCGCCAGCCTCGTCCCCCTGCTTTCCGGCCAAAAACCGGCCGCCTGGCGCGACTCGCTCTACTACCACTACTACGAATTCCCCGGCTGGCACATGGTGCACCGCCACGAAGGCGTCTACGACGGGCGCTACAAGCTGATGAACTTCTACGATCTCGGAGAATGGGAACTCTACGACCTCCTGGCCGACCCGAAGGAGATGGTCAACCAGTACGCGAATCCGGAATACGCCGCGGCCGTCAAGCGCATGCACCAGAAGCTGTCCACCGTCCGCAAGCAATACGATGTGCCGGCCAACCAGCCGCAGGATGTCTCCGCTCCAACCATGCGCTACCACTCCTCCTCCTTCCGCAAGCAGGCTGAAGAGGGCCATGGAACAAAGTAG
- a CDS encoding 2-oxoacid:ferredoxin oxidoreductase subunit beta: MSYKIPAFRHPNLPKNALGYTSKDYEGAVSTLCAGCGHDSISNAIIEACFEMSIPPHRVAKLSGIGCSSKTPTYFLGNSHGFNSVHGRMPSVATGANMANRNLLYIGVSGDGDTASIGMGQFVHAVRRNVNMVYICENNGVYGLTKGQDSATSDIGSTSKKGEPNALEPIDLCAIALQLGATFVANSFSGDKEQLVPIIQAAIAHKGFAFINVISPCVTFNNTPGSTKAYDYIRQHMASTNTVDYVPYAEEITAEYDEGTDERVTMHDGSVINLHKLETKHDIHSRSSALSMMQEYKAQDKVLTGILFIDSSSQEIHEAMNTTTAPLRDLGTKELCPGAANLEAINELHR, encoded by the coding sequence ATGAGTTATAAAATCCCCGCCTTCCGCCACCCGAACCTGCCGAAAAACGCCCTCGGCTATACCTCCAAGGACTACGAAGGGGCGGTCTCAACCCTCTGCGCCGGTTGCGGACACGATTCCATCAGCAACGCCATCATCGAAGCCTGCTTCGAGATGTCGATCCCGCCGCACCGCGTGGCCAAGCTATCCGGCATCGGATGCTCCTCCAAAACGCCCACCTATTTCCTCGGCAACTCGCATGGGTTCAACTCCGTCCACGGCCGCATGCCCTCCGTCGCCACCGGGGCCAACATGGCCAACCGCAACCTACTCTACATCGGCGTCTCCGGCGATGGCGACACCGCATCGATCGGCATGGGCCAGTTCGTGCACGCCGTGCGCCGCAACGTCAACATGGTCTACATCTGCGAAAACAACGGCGTCTACGGCCTCACCAAAGGGCAGGATTCCGCCACATCCGACATCGGCTCCACCTCGAAAAAGGGCGAGCCCAACGCGCTGGAACCGATCGACCTCTGCGCCATCGCCCTGCAGCTCGGCGCCACGTTTGTGGCCAACAGTTTTTCCGGCGACAAGGAGCAGCTCGTCCCGATCATCCAGGCCGCGATTGCCCACAAGGGCTTCGCCTTCATCAATGTGATCTCCCCTTGCGTCACGTTCAACAACACGCCCGGCTCCACCAAGGCCTACGACTATATCCGCCAGCACATGGCCTCCACCAACACAGTCGACTATGTGCCCTATGCCGAAGAGATCACCGCCGAATACGACGAAGGCACCGACGAGCGCGTCACCATGCACGACGGCTCCGTCATCAATCTGCACAAGCTGGAGACCAAGCACGACATCCACAGCCGTAGCTCCGCGCTTTCAATGATGCAGGAATACAAGGCCCAGGACAAAGTGCTCACCGGCATTCTCTTCATCGACTCCAGTTCCCAGGAAATCCACGAAGCCATGAACACCACCACCGCCCCCCTGCGCGACCTCGGCACCAAGGAACTCTGCCCCGGCGCCGCCAACCTCGAAGCCATCAACGAGCTACATCGCTAG
- the rsxE gene encoding electron transport complex subunit RsxE has translation MMKEFTKGLWKENPVLVLLLGMCPTLAVTSSATNGLGMGVATMCVLMGSNIVVSAIRKIVPKKIRIPVYIVIIATFVTIVDLLMQAYAPTALYDALGIFIPLIVVNCIVLGRAEAFASKNGVGKSILDGLGMGLGFTLALVALGGTREFLAGGSLFEVKLIPGWTTDFMLMTSAPGAFIILGLFLAGMNALNIRKAKAAGKSYKPASMDCSTCNICDMEK, from the coding sequence ATGATGAAGGAATTCACTAAAGGCCTGTGGAAAGAAAACCCGGTGCTGGTGCTGCTGCTGGGCATGTGCCCGACGCTGGCCGTCACCTCGAGCGCCACCAACGGCCTCGGCATGGGCGTGGCCACCATGTGCGTGCTGATGGGGAGCAACATCGTGGTTTCCGCTATCCGCAAGATTGTGCCGAAGAAGATCCGCATTCCGGTCTACATCGTCATCATCGCCACCTTCGTAACCATCGTCGACCTGCTCATGCAGGCCTATGCGCCCACCGCGCTCTACGATGCGCTCGGCATCTTCATCCCGCTCATCGTGGTCAACTGCATCGTGCTCGGCCGTGCCGAAGCCTTTGCGTCCAAGAACGGGGTGGGCAAGTCGATCCTCGACGGCCTCGGCATGGGCCTCGGCTTTACGCTCGCGCTGGTCGCCCTCGGCGGCACCCGCGAATTCCTGGCCGGGGGCTCCCTGTTCGAAGTGAAATTGATTCCCGGCTGGACGACCGACTTCATGCTGATGACCTCCGCGCCCGGCGCCTTCATCATCCTCGGCCTTTTCCTGGCCGGCATGAACGCGCTGAACATCCGCAAGGCCAAGGCCGCGGGAAAATCCTACAAACCCGCCTCCATGGATTGCTCCACCTGCAACATCTGCGACATGGAAAAATAG
- a CDS encoding RnfABCDGE type electron transport complex subunit B has translation MMTAIIAVGLLGVLLGVIIGVVAKVFAVEIDERIEGVGELLPGANCGGCGFAGCADFAKAVVAHDATPDQCPVCSPEDVTAIAGYLGISAEEKEKKVALVRCSGDIKNTVRSLYNGVRDCRSAVLVAGGAKGCDYGCLGFGSCADACPFGAIEINDGLAIVHKELCVGCENCVAACPKDLILMVPAATEVHVYCNSPEKGAAKRAVCQTACIGCRKCVKASGEEEHMLVDGFLIRTNYENPPATELVEAAACPTTALRIDSQHAAGAYAKEGASK, from the coding sequence ATGATGACTGCAATTATTGCCGTTGGCTTGCTTGGTGTTTTGCTGGGCGTAATTATCGGAGTGGTCGCGAAGGTATTCGCGGTCGAGATCGACGAGCGGATCGAAGGGGTCGGCGAACTTTTGCCGGGCGCGAACTGCGGCGGCTGCGGCTTCGCCGGTTGCGCCGACTTCGCCAAGGCCGTCGTTGCCCACGATGCCACGCCCGACCAATGCCCCGTCTGTTCCCCCGAAGACGTCACCGCCATTGCCGGCTATCTGGGCATCTCCGCCGAGGAAAAGGAAAAGAAAGTGGCGCTCGTCCGCTGCAGCGGCGACATCAAGAACACCGTCCGCTCCCTCTATAACGGCGTACGCGATTGCCGTTCGGCCGTGCTGGTGGCGGGCGGCGCCAAGGGGTGCGACTATGGTTGCCTCGGCTTCGGCTCCTGCGCCGATGCCTGCCCGTTCGGCGCCATCGAAATCAACGACGGTCTCGCCATCGTCCACAAGGAACTCTGCGTCGGCTGCGAAAACTGCGTGGCCGCCTGCCCGAAGGATCTAATTCTAATGGTGCCGGCCGCCACCGAAGTGCACGTCTACTGCAACTCGCCCGAAAAGGGCGCGGCCAAGCGCGCGGTCTGCCAGACGGCCTGCATCGGCTGCCGCAAATGCGTCAAGGCCTCCGGCGAGGAAGAGCACATGCTGGTCGATGGCTTCCTCATCCGCACCAACTATGAAAACCCGCCCGCCACCGAGCTGGTCGAGGCCGCCGCCTGCCCGACCACCGCGTTGCGCATCGATTCGCAGCACGCCGCCGGGGCCTACGCGAAAGAAGGAGCTTCCAAATGA
- the rsxC gene encoding electron transport complex subunit RsxC, with protein MSDKPRKFKGGVHPNDSKALSAHKPIQEAPLFDSYKVIMHQNIGAPPELLVKKGDEVKKGQLLCKAGGFVSVPLHAPTSGTIKAIDKVPGPTGIHVPCIEIAADGEDEWASPFEPIADWKSTDPAELKQRVWDAGIVGMGGAGFPAHVKLSPPEGKKIDTLILNGAECEPYLTADHRLMLENAEDVVLGAAIIARILGLDSAVVGVENNKPDAIEALNQVAGKYNVKVAALPVNYPQGAEKQLIYAITGREVPPGKLPMDVGCVVQNVASAAAVADAVIKGIPSIERITTVTGKPLVDPGNFKLRIGTPIDKVLELAGGISEQPAKLLLGGPMMGIAQSTLGVTIMKNTSGVLLIANDEVSQYTSEPCIRCGRCVDCCPMDILPATISQAVENKRFDWAEKLNVMACIECGSCSYSCPSHRPLNQHFKRAKVEIQAGLRKKG; from the coding sequence ATGAGCGATAAGCCACGCAAGTTCAAAGGGGGCGTCCACCCCAACGATTCCAAGGCGCTTTCGGCCCACAAGCCGATCCAGGAAGCCCCGCTGTTTGATTCCTACAAGGTCATCATGCACCAGAACATCGGCGCGCCGCCCGAGCTGCTCGTCAAGAAGGGCGATGAAGTCAAGAAAGGGCAATTGCTCTGTAAGGCTGGCGGCTTTGTTTCCGTGCCGCTGCATGCGCCGACCTCCGGCACCATCAAGGCCATCGACAAGGTGCCTGGCCCCACCGGCATCCATGTTCCCTGCATCGAAATCGCGGCCGACGGCGAAGACGAGTGGGCCAGCCCCTTCGAACCCATTGCCGATTGGAAAAGCACCGATCCCGCCGAACTCAAGCAACGCGTCTGGGATGCGGGCATCGTCGGCATGGGCGGTGCGGGCTTCCCGGCGCACGTCAAGCTTTCCCCGCCGGAAGGCAAAAAGATCGATACACTCATCCTTAACGGCGCCGAGTGCGAACCCTATCTAACCGCCGACCACCGCCTAATGCTCGAGAACGCGGAGGACGTCGTGCTGGGCGCGGCCATCATTGCCCGCATCCTCGGCCTCGACTCCGCCGTCGTCGGCGTTGAAAACAATAAGCCCGACGCCATCGAGGCGTTGAACCAGGTGGCGGGTAAATACAACGTCAAGGTGGCGGCACTGCCCGTCAACTATCCGCAAGGCGCCGAGAAACAACTCATCTATGCCATCACCGGCCGCGAGGTGCCTCCGGGCAAGCTGCCGATGGATGTCGGCTGCGTCGTGCAGAACGTCGCCTCCGCCGCGGCGGTCGCCGATGCGGTTATCAAGGGAATTCCCTCCATCGAGCGCATCACCACCGTCACCGGAAAACCGCTGGTCGATCCCGGCAACTTCAAGCTGCGCATCGGCACACCGATCGATAAGGTGCTTGAACTCGCCGGCGGGATTTCCGAACAGCCGGCCAAGCTGCTGCTTGGCGGCCCCATGATGGGGATTGCACAGAGTACGCTCGGCGTGACGATCATGAAAAACACCTCGGGGGTGCTGCTGATCGCCAACGACGAGGTTTCGCAATACACCTCCGAGCCGTGCATCCGGTGCGGCCGCTGCGTCGACTGCTGCCCGATGGACATCCTGCCCGCCACCATTAGCCAGGCCGTTGAAAACAAGCGGTTCGATTGGGCGGAAAAACTGAATGTCATGGCCTGCATCGAGTGCGGTTCGTGCAGCTATTCCTGCCCGTCGCACCGTCCGCTCAACCAGCACTTCAAGCGCGCCAAGGTCGAAATCCAGGCCGGCCTCCGGAAGAAGGGTTAA